From the genome of Desulfobaculum xiamenense:
ATGACGAATGTGTTGCCCGGGCAGACGATTTCCTCGCGCGGTTCATATCCGCATGGGGCCTCGGCACGGCATTCTGCGGCTTCCCTGTATGCATGCATCATGAGATTCCAGTGGCTGGGATGCCCGGGGCGTGCGCAGTCCCGGCATCGGTGATGGATCGGTCTGTTGTGGCGACGCCGCCGCGATGGGCGCAGGCGGGCAGGGACGCACGCCGCAAGGGCGAGGAGGGACTGGTGCGGGGTGTGCAGAAGTGCGCAGTCCACCGCATGCTCCAAGGAGTGGGCATGGCGGGGCGATCCCGTAGGATGGCGTTGGTGGGCTGCATTTTGGCGCTCCCCCTCGGCAGGAGTCCCCCGGCGATGCCGAAGGATGGAGAAAGGGAACGCAGATGGCGCGCATGCGGGAAGAGTCAAGCGTCACTGCACGCTCCCCCTTGGGTTCAGTACATACCTTCCCGCAGGATGCGTTCATGAACACGAAATACGGCCATGCGAAGATAGAGCCGTTGGTGTTACTTGTCAAGCAAGTGGTAGCATGCAGTATCTAAAATTTTGAAAATGATATTCTGATTACCAATGCGTGCGCAACGAGCGTTATGTATCGCTGTGGATGCGGTCCGCATCATGCGTGAGTGGCGTATATTGCGTGCAGAAAAGCATTCTGAAGAGAGGTGTGACGGACGAAAATTGGCTAAAGGCGGGCAAAAAGAATCATACCGAAACGCTTCTTGATTGGACGGCGCGTGCACTGCATTGGCGGGCTTGGAAGGTGGTTCCCGAGACACGACGGTGGCCCGGACCTTTCGCGTCCGAGGGGGCGGGCATTTTATCCGGAGCCGTTGCGGGGCGGATGGGGGCCGCCGTCTGTGCCGGTTCGGCGGCTCCCGTGATTCAGCCGTGCGTCACGCGTTCCAGTAGTCCGGCGATGGCCTGCCGGGCCGTTGCGGCCTTGATGGCGTCGCGCCCGCCCTCGAAGTGGAAGACCTGCGCGTTACGCGCTCCATTCACGTTCCACGCCATCCAGACCGTGCCCACGGGCTTGTCCGGCGTGCCGCCGCCCGGTCCGGCAATGCCCGATACGGCCACGCCGCAGTGGGCCTTGACCAGTGGGCACAGCCCCTCGACCATGGCCAGCACGGTCTCGCGGCTTACGGCGCCGTGTGCGCGTAGCACGGCTTCGGGCACGCCCAGAAGTCCTGTCTTGACCTCGTTGGCATAGGCCACCACGCCGCCCAGAAACCACTCGGAACTGCCGGGGACGTTGGTTAGCAGGTGCGCCACCAGCCCGCCGGTGCAGGATTCCGCCGTAGAGGCGAACCAGCCGCGTTCGCGCAGCGCGTCGCCCAATCGTTCGATCATTTCGTTCATATCATCAGAGTGTTGCATTGTGCGATCTCCTCGGACAGGGATAGCAGCGAGCGGTTTGCCATACAACCCCGCTTGCGGTACACCCCGGGAATCCGGTCCGTCGCTGCGACGGCATCCGCCCGCAGGCGGTCCGGAAAACGAACGGCAACCAGCGCGGCGCGTTCCGATCAGCGTATCGGCTCGACGCCGCGAGACCCGGAGTCCACCCCACATGACCGACACCACCCGCACCCGGCGCATTCGCGACATCCTCGACCACCTCGTGCAGGACCCGCCACAGGTGCTGCTTCTGGAAGGCGGCTCCGTGGCCGAGCGGGTGGACATGGCCATGCACTGGGCCGCCCTGAACAACTGCGCCACGCGCTCGGCTTGTGGGCATTGCCACGCTTGCGTGCAGATCGCGCAGGG
Proteins encoded in this window:
- a CDS encoding CinA family protein, whose translation is MQHSDDMNEMIERLGDALRERGWFASTAESCTGGLVAHLLTNVPGSSEWFLGGVVAYANEVKTGLLGVPEAVLRAHGAVSRETVLAMVEGLCPLVKAHCGVAVSGIAGPGGGTPDKPVGTVWMAWNVNGARNAQVFHFEGGRDAIKAATARQAIAGLLERVTHG